The Streptomyces cadmiisoli genome has a segment encoding these proteins:
- a CDS encoding TetR/AcrR family transcriptional regulator: MAESSRITARDTVRADARRNRERLLGAARAVFAEHGIDAPMATVARRAGVGVATLYRHFPTRDALVRDAFAQQMESCARALTEALAAPDPWQGFQQLVETVCALQREERGFPAAFVAAFPESTSEHMQSRQRAERDLTTLVRRAQASGALRTDFHPSDLGVVLLAHCALMTALPDDEAASRRLVAYLLQSFRTDKANKPLPPPAALTLRSLPIATDGPQGQRPPTRVRRNSTA; this comes from the coding sequence ATGGCGGAATCCTCTCGGATCACAGCCCGGGACACAGTGCGGGCGGACGCCCGGCGCAACCGGGAGCGCCTCCTCGGCGCCGCCCGCGCGGTCTTTGCCGAGCACGGAATCGACGCCCCGATGGCGACTGTGGCCCGTCGAGCCGGGGTCGGCGTGGCGACGCTGTACCGGCACTTCCCGACCCGGGACGCCCTGGTGAGAGACGCATTCGCGCAGCAGATGGAGTCCTGCGCGCGGGCGCTCACCGAGGCTCTGGCCGCCCCTGACCCGTGGCAAGGCTTCCAGCAACTGGTCGAGACGGTCTGCGCTCTGCAACGGGAGGAACGCGGGTTCCCGGCCGCGTTCGTCGCGGCCTTCCCGGAAAGCACGTCAGAACACATGCAGTCCCGGCAACGAGCCGAGCGGGACCTCACGACCCTGGTACGCAGGGCCCAGGCCTCGGGCGCGCTGCGGACCGATTTTCACCCGTCCGACCTCGGCGTGGTCCTGTTGGCACACTGCGCTCTGATGACCGCCCTGCCGGACGACGAAGCGGCGTCCCGGCGCCTGGTGGCCTACCTGCTCCAGTCGTTCCGCACCGACAAGGCCAACAAACCGCTGCCCCCGCCGGCCGCACTGACACTGCGCAGCCTCCCGATTGCGACTGACGGTCCCCAGGGGCAGCGGCCCCCAACCCGGGTTCGACGCAATTCGACAGCCTAG
- a CDS encoding NAD(P)-dependent alcohol dehydrogenase yields MNDRMMKAVLYDRYGGPDVLYTGRVPRPEPTTGEVLVKVRAFSVNGGELAARAGRLRLLSGRKFPKRIGLDFTGEVAGLGAGVTRFAVGDRVWGVLGRTSGFGSAAEYVTVPAERVGRLPDGLDLVEAAALPVATTAITALRDKAGLRPGERLLVRGAAGGVGNAAVQLGRAYGAEVTALARAANLDFVRRLGAHKAVDHRTVRPAELGRFDVVLDTAGTDLRAFRRLLNPHGRMVTIAFDTKRPAASLGYIAASTVHGHGRVRFFSGNPTRADFDDLARHVVEGKLIPAVDTVFPLEETAAAHRALEAGGVQGKYVVRVA; encoded by the coding sequence ATGAACGACCGCATGATGAAAGCAGTGCTCTACGACCGCTACGGCGGACCCGATGTGCTGTACACGGGCCGCGTGCCACGCCCCGAGCCGACCACCGGCGAGGTCCTTGTGAAGGTGCGCGCGTTCAGCGTCAACGGCGGCGAACTGGCAGCCCGTGCCGGCCGTCTCCGCCTCCTGAGCGGCCGGAAGTTCCCCAAGCGCATCGGCTTGGACTTCACCGGCGAGGTCGCGGGACTGGGTGCCGGAGTCACACGGTTCGCGGTCGGCGACCGCGTATGGGGGGTCCTCGGCCGCACCTCCGGGTTCGGCAGCGCCGCCGAGTACGTGACCGTGCCCGCCGAGCGGGTCGGCCGGCTCCCCGACGGCCTTGACCTGGTGGAGGCCGCCGCACTGCCGGTGGCCACCACGGCCATCACCGCGCTGCGGGACAAAGCCGGGCTGCGCCCCGGCGAACGACTCCTCGTCCGGGGCGCGGCGGGCGGTGTCGGCAACGCCGCCGTCCAGCTCGGGCGGGCGTACGGCGCCGAGGTCACGGCCCTGGCCCGTGCAGCCAACCTCGACTTCGTCCGCAGGCTCGGCGCGCACAAGGCCGTCGACCACCGGACCGTGCGGCCGGCGGAACTGGGCCGCTTCGACGTGGTCCTGGACACCGCGGGGACCGACCTGCGGGCCTTCCGGCGCCTGCTGAATCCGCACGGGCGCATGGTCACCATCGCCTTCGACACGAAACGGCCTGCGGCGTCGCTCGGCTACATCGCGGCCAGCACGGTCCACGGACACGGCCGGGTGCGCTTCTTCAGCGGGAACCCCACGCGGGCGGACTTCGACGACCTCGCCCGCCATGTGGTCGAGGGCAAGTTGATCCCTGCGGTGGACACGGTCTTCCCCCTGGAGGAGACAGCAGCGGCACACCGGGCGCTGGAGGCGGGCGGTGTCCAGGGCAAGTACGTCGTCAGGGTCGCGTAA
- a CDS encoding ATP-binding cassette domain-containing protein: protein MCGTYDSFLGAERAQAVPLHSLGLLREADLDRPVGHLSVGQRRSRAMALLLARPPEPLLLDEPTNHLSPALCDEPEGALHSGPGTVALAGHDRRLRTRWEGREFRLPDDGRA from the coding sequence GTGTGTGGCACCTACGACTCGTTCCTCGGCGCCGAGCGTGCGCAGGCCGTACCGCTCCACTCCCTGGGCCTGCTGCGGGAGGCGGATCTCGACAGGCCGGTCGGGCACCTGTCGGTGGGTCAGCGCCGCAGCCGCGCCATGGCGTTGCTGCTGGCGCGGCCGCCCGAACCGCTGCTGCTTGACGAACCGACGAACCACCTGTCGCCCGCGCTGTGCGACGAACCGGAGGGCGCCCTGCACTCGGGCCCGGGCACCGTCGCGCTGGCCGGTCATGACCGCCGGCTGCGCACCCGTTGGGAGGGACGTGAGTTCCGGCTGCCTGACGACGGCCGGGCTTGA
- a CDS encoding TetR/AcrR family transcriptional regulator, translating to MSRGTQGGSTSEPRARLLGTATKIFYTEGIHAVGIDRITAEAQVPRATLYRHFAGKEELVLAYLGLADQGIRAQIATAQASGESPVDKVRAACRSITDGIQSPGFRGCAFLNAAAEYPDPAHPIHQAVLAHRQWFLETMTELLEGAGCAPADAAGRHLVMLRDGAMAAGCLFDPRLISETFLGGVEGILRTGTDSATEPNRTG from the coding sequence ATGAGTCGGGGCACCCAGGGCGGCAGCACATCGGAACCACGAGCCAGGCTGCTCGGCACCGCAACGAAGATCTTCTACACCGAAGGTATCCATGCCGTCGGCATCGACCGGATCACCGCGGAGGCACAGGTGCCCCGCGCGACGCTCTACCGGCACTTCGCGGGCAAGGAAGAACTCGTCCTCGCCTATCTCGGCCTGGCCGACCAGGGGATCCGGGCGCAGATCGCGACCGCGCAGGCAAGCGGTGAGTCACCGGTCGACAAGGTCCGGGCCGCCTGCCGGTCCATCACGGACGGCATCCAGTCCCCCGGCTTCCGCGGCTGCGCCTTCCTCAACGCGGCCGCCGAGTATCCCGACCCGGCTCACCCCATCCATCAGGCTGTGCTGGCCCATCGCCAATGGTTCCTCGAGACCATGACGGAGCTGCTGGAAGGAGCCGGCTGCGCGCCCGCGGACGCAGCCGGCCGACACCTCGTGATGCTCAGGGACGGCGCCATGGCGGCCGGCTGCCTCTTCGACCCGCGACTGATCTCGGAGACCTTTCTGGGAGGCGTCGAAGGAATCCTTCGGACAGGCACCGACTCGGCAACCGAGCCGAACAGGACCGGCTGA
- a CDS encoding IS3 family transposase has product MSRSGYYAHFAARPAAEERPRREGELVAEIRQIHAASRRAYRAPRITAALRRKGRRINRKRVERLMRERDIRGITRRKRRGLTRPGRKAAPSPDLVGRDFTAAEPGTRLVSDITYVPTLAGWWYLATVIDLATREVVG; this is encoded by the coding sequence GTGTCCCGTTCGGGCTACTACGCGCACTTCGCCGCCCGGCCGGCGGCCGAGGAACGCCCCCGTCGGGAGGGCGAGCTGGTTGCCGAGATCCGGCAGATCCACGCGGCGTCCCGCCGCGCATACCGTGCCCCGAGGATCACCGCGGCGCTGCGCAGGAAAGGACGGCGGATCAACCGGAAGAGGGTCGAGCGGCTGATGCGCGAGCGCGACATCCGCGGGATCACGCGCCGCAAGCGCCGCGGCCTGACCCGGCCGGGCAGGAAGGCGGCCCCGTCGCCGGACCTGGTAGGACGCGACTTCACCGCTGCCGAGCCGGGCACCAGGCTGGTCTCGGACATCACCTACGTGCCCACGCTGGCCGGCTGGTGGTATCTCGCCACGGTCATCGACCTGGCCACACGCGAGGTGGTCGGATAG
- a CDS encoding AfsR/SARP family transcriptional regulator produces the protein MTVRVSVLGGLHVEIDGRPAELGPPRRQSVLASLLVDANNVVSADRLTDRVWNGRPPNGARQALHSYLSRLRAALQPAGERMLIERRSGGYVLRLSHNPADDVTMDLHQFRELTAQARALAVNDSARAAVLLETALGLWHGSAFGSLEGDWLDEVRAHTGEERLQAEIARNDLLLSQGRQAELLVELRSRVEANPTHERLVGQLMLALHQEGRTAHALELYEHLRRELAESMGTDPAPELRRLHLEILGSPTAPVGKLIVSQDSDIQAAQARATESRDRRTPGPDFPEAREEAASSPAVPSQLPLPPSSLSGRAREQTALDAARSAGTSPITVICGMGGTGKTSLALCWAHANLEHYPDGQLYVNLRGFDPGTAPLTPQEGLRLFLSALGVDPRVIPADLEAQTGLYRSLTAGRRILVLLDNACDVEQVRPLLPGSSSCTVLITSRNRLTGLIAAEGAHLLVLEPLTPDGAARLLADRLGKQRVSGEPEAAASLIAACGRLPLALAVVCARAVGDPQLPLATLAAELDQAGTRLDALDTGDLSTSLRAVFDTSYGALLPDAARLLGLLGLAPGHDIGLPAAAALTGLPPVRARVLLRALEDAHLLRQHIPGRYSLHDLVRLYAAERGAHSGSLEVRTAALTALTGFYVEAASAARALMDPYGTSSAVAAGHAPEPTDHARQPEDSAEAARWFEAERSCLLGTATLAGTLGLHSQAWRLCWDAHLLLRRCGHVHDLLETSETGLAAALEVQGPTAERLQGLAHRAVASALLLAGRTGPETFEHLSRALLLSERTDDLLNQAHTHQGIVMALDNADQSEAALEHAARSLDLYVRAGHQLWEANAYNTLGWCQAGLGQYEAAHASCLLSLTTCRNHGFTQGEAGALDSLGHISMRAGRPGQAASYFRQALEVQRRRCDAYEEAITLSSLAEAHHALGEQTQAEAAWQQALALYVSQHRAARAEETRARLEAALAANQTTPAA, from the coding sequence ATGACGGTTCGTGTCTCCGTGCTCGGCGGCCTCCACGTGGAGATCGACGGGCGCCCTGCCGAACTTGGTCCCCCAAGGCGACAGTCCGTGCTGGCGAGTCTGCTGGTCGACGCGAACAATGTGGTGTCCGCCGACCGTCTCACAGACCGGGTCTGGAACGGTCGCCCGCCCAACGGTGCACGCCAGGCCCTGCACAGCTACCTTTCCCGCCTGCGCGCCGCCCTACAGCCCGCTGGGGAACGCATGCTGATCGAGCGGCGGAGCGGGGGATACGTGCTGCGCCTGAGCCACAATCCCGCGGACGATGTCACCATGGACCTGCACCAGTTCAGGGAACTCACCGCGCAGGCCCGCGCTCTGGCGGTCAACGACAGCGCGAGAGCGGCCGTTCTGCTCGAGACGGCACTCGGACTGTGGCACGGCAGCGCGTTCGGTTCACTCGAGGGCGACTGGCTCGACGAGGTCCGCGCGCACACCGGCGAGGAGCGGCTTCAGGCCGAGATCGCCCGTAACGACCTGCTGCTGAGCCAGGGACGGCAGGCCGAACTGCTGGTGGAGCTGCGTTCCAGGGTCGAGGCGAACCCCACCCACGAACGGCTCGTCGGCCAGTTGATGCTGGCACTTCACCAGGAGGGCCGCACAGCACACGCGCTGGAACTGTACGAACACTTGCGCCGGGAGCTGGCGGAATCGATGGGCACGGACCCGGCTCCCGAGCTGAGGCGGCTGCATCTGGAGATCCTCGGCTCGCCCACGGCTCCGGTGGGAAAGCTGATCGTCTCGCAGGACTCGGACATCCAAGCAGCGCAAGCCCGCGCCACTGAGTCTCGTGATCGCCGCACGCCCGGCCCCGACTTCCCCGAAGCCCGGGAAGAAGCGGCATCCTCCCCCGCGGTACCCAGCCAGCTGCCCCTCCCGCCTTCTTCGCTGTCCGGCAGGGCACGGGAGCAGACCGCGCTCGACGCGGCCCGCAGCGCCGGCACATCGCCCATCACCGTGATCTGCGGCATGGGCGGCACCGGGAAGACGTCACTGGCTCTGTGCTGGGCTCATGCCAACTTGGAGCACTACCCTGACGGCCAGCTCTATGTGAACCTCCGCGGATTCGACCCCGGCACAGCCCCCCTGACCCCGCAGGAGGGACTGCGCTTGTTCCTGTCCGCCCTCGGTGTCGACCCTCGGGTCATCCCGGCGGACCTCGAGGCGCAGACCGGTCTGTACCGCAGCCTGACCGCGGGCAGGAGAATCCTCGTGCTCCTCGACAACGCATGTGACGTCGAACAGGTACGCCCGTTGTTGCCCGGTTCCTCTTCCTGCACCGTGCTGATCACGTCCCGCAACCGGCTTACCGGCCTCATCGCAGCTGAAGGAGCGCACCTTCTCGTCCTGGAGCCACTCACTCCCGACGGAGCGGCCCGCCTGCTGGCCGACCGGCTCGGCAAACAGCGCGTGTCGGGCGAGCCGGAAGCGGCCGCCTCGCTTATCGCGGCGTGCGGCAGACTGCCCCTCGCCCTGGCCGTGGTCTGCGCCCGGGCAGTCGGCGACCCGCAGCTTCCGCTCGCCACGCTGGCAGCGGAACTTGACCAGGCCGGGACCCGGCTCGACGCTCTTGACACAGGCGATCTGAGCACGTCGCTGCGGGCGGTGTTCGACACCTCCTACGGTGCTCTTCTCCCCGATGCGGCACGGCTCCTCGGCTTGCTGGGCCTGGCTCCCGGCCATGACATCGGTCTGCCGGCGGCAGCAGCTCTCACCGGGCTGCCACCGGTCCGTGCCCGTGTGCTGCTACGTGCATTGGAAGACGCCCACCTTCTGCGGCAGCACATACCGGGACGGTACAGCCTGCACGACCTGGTGCGCCTGTACGCCGCGGAGCGCGGCGCGCACAGTGGGTCCTTGGAGGTCCGTACCGCAGCTCTCACAGCCCTGACCGGCTTCTACGTCGAGGCCGCCTCTGCGGCCCGGGCGCTGATGGACCCTTACGGCACCTCGTCGGCGGTGGCCGCCGGGCACGCTCCCGAGCCCACTGACCACGCCCGCCAGCCGGAAGACTCGGCCGAGGCCGCGCGATGGTTCGAAGCCGAACGGTCCTGCCTGCTGGGCACGGCCACCCTCGCCGGCACCCTGGGGCTGCACTCCCAAGCGTGGCGGTTGTGCTGGGATGCCCACCTGCTCCTTCGCCGGTGCGGCCACGTCCATGATCTCCTTGAGACGAGCGAGACCGGTCTGGCGGCTGCGCTCGAAGTACAGGGGCCGACAGCGGAGAGACTTCAAGGACTGGCCCATCGAGCGGTGGCTTCGGCGCTACTGCTCGCGGGCCGGACCGGGCCGGAGACCTTCGAGCACCTGAGCCGGGCACTGCTCCTTTCCGAACGCACAGACGACCTGCTCAACCAGGCACACACCCACCAGGGCATCGTCATGGCACTGGACAACGCCGACCAATCCGAAGCCGCGCTTGAGCACGCCGCTCGGTCGCTCGACCTGTACGTGCGTGCCGGCCACCAACTGTGGGAGGCGAACGCGTACAACACGCTGGGCTGGTGCCAGGCGGGCCTCGGCCAGTACGAGGCTGCACATGCCAGCTGCCTTCTGTCTTTAACGACCTGCCGGAACCATGGCTTCACCCAGGGTGAAGCCGGGGCGCTTGACAGCCTCGGTCACATCAGTATGCGCGCAGGCCGACCCGGACAGGCCGCCAGTTACTTCCGGCAGGCTCTCGAGGTGCAACGCAGACGCTGTGACGCGTACGAAGAGGCCATCACTCTGAGCAGCCTGGCCGAAGCCCACCACGCCCTGGGCGAGCAGACTCAGGCCGAGGCCGCCTGGCAGCAGGCGCTCGCCCTCTACGTCTCCCAGCACCGAGCAGCCCGGGCTGAGGAAACACGGGCCAGGCTGGAAGCGGCGCTTGCCGCCAATCAGACAACCCCGGCGGCCTGA
- a CDS encoding peptidoglycan-binding domain-containing protein: MSTRRSHRLAALTTTGALLTGTLAAAFVATPAASAHGTYRHCTTTASMFVDNNRDLRAPLPWGYNESTPTSTCYLTNGDVGSSTDSAVTALQRALNKCYGAGLTLDGAFGDLTEAALRRAQSASGATVDGEYGPNTRDHIRWPVYRESTGQFVKCSKTSSMSSVYIP; the protein is encoded by the coding sequence ATGAGTACTCGCAGAAGTCACCGTCTCGCCGCCCTCACCACCACGGGCGCCCTGCTCACGGGCACACTCGCAGCGGCGTTCGTCGCGACCCCTGCGGCATCGGCTCACGGCACCTATCGGCACTGCACCACTACCGCCAGCATGTTCGTCGACAACAACCGGGATCTGAGGGCGCCGCTCCCGTGGGGTTACAACGAGTCCACCCCGACCTCCACCTGCTACCTGACCAACGGCGATGTCGGCAGCAGCACCGATTCCGCAGTCACGGCTCTGCAGCGAGCACTCAACAAGTGCTACGGGGCCGGTCTCACGCTGGATGGGGCTTTCGGCGACCTGACGGAAGCCGCCCTCAGGAGGGCGCAGAGTGCCTCGGGCGCGACGGTCGACGGCGAGTACGGTCCCAACACCCGCGACCACATCCGATGGCCGGTCTACCGGGAGAGCACGGGGCAGTTCGTGAAGTGCTCCAAGACGTCGAGCATGTCCTCGGTATACATCCCCTGA
- a CDS encoding helix-turn-helix transcriptional regulator encodes MLEAIGLNERDEAVYDALIRRTRANTAELAADCRLSAQVTSRSLRSLVGLGLASTAPGRPVTYVAVPPDSGLEAVLRERERALNGVRSQLSDLMALYRAGSRFAHPGELVEVISDRDEVNRNWAQMQRATRTQVRGFDCPPYAAAAGHSEPNGTELELLGRGVKYRVIYDSSVLDLPGWLEDVTAGIRRGEQARIAPGLPTKLAISDDRIAMLPLLRPGDDAVTASYVIHPSPLLDALVALFESVWERSVQIRPFTPPADEDFLPDQLSQDEEKLLTLLASGATDRSAGRALGWSERTVQRHITRLMRRFGAQTRFQLAMEATRRGWI; translated from the coding sequence ATGCTGGAGGCCATCGGCCTGAACGAGCGCGACGAAGCCGTCTACGACGCCCTGATCAGAAGGACCCGGGCCAACACGGCGGAACTTGCCGCCGACTGCCGCCTCAGCGCCCAGGTGACCTCTCGTTCGCTGCGGTCACTGGTCGGCCTCGGTCTGGCCTCGACCGCACCCGGGCGTCCCGTCACCTACGTTGCGGTCCCGCCCGACAGTGGTCTGGAAGCCGTACTGCGCGAGCGTGAGCGGGCGTTGAACGGTGTGCGCTCCCAACTGTCGGATCTGATGGCCCTCTATCGCGCGGGCAGTCGCTTCGCGCATCCCGGCGAACTCGTCGAGGTCATCTCGGACCGGGACGAGGTCAACCGGAACTGGGCACAGATGCAGCGGGCCACCCGCACACAGGTGCGTGGCTTCGACTGCCCGCCGTACGCCGCGGCGGCCGGCCACTCCGAGCCCAACGGAACCGAACTCGAACTGCTCGGACGTGGCGTCAAATACCGTGTCATATACGACAGTTCGGTGCTCGACCTACCCGGCTGGCTGGAGGACGTGACAGCGGGGATCCGCCGGGGGGAACAGGCCCGCATCGCCCCCGGCCTGCCGACGAAGCTGGCCATATCCGACGACCGGATCGCCATGCTGCCCCTGCTCCGGCCCGGCGACGACGCCGTCACCGCGTCGTACGTCATCCACCCCTCGCCCCTGCTCGACGCGTTGGTGGCGCTGTTCGAGTCGGTCTGGGAACGAAGTGTGCAGATACGGCCGTTCACGCCGCCCGCAGACGAGGACTTCCTCCCCGACCAGTTGTCACAGGACGAGGAGAAGCTGCTGACCCTGCTCGCCTCGGGAGCCACTGACAGGTCGGCGGGCCGGGCGCTGGGCTGGAGCGAACGCACCGTCCAGCGACACATCACCAGACTCATGCGCCGCTTCGGCGCACAGACACGTTTCCAGCTCGCCATGGAAGCCACCCGCCGCGGCTGGATCTGA